In Actinoplanes lobatus, the DNA window CCGGGCTGCTCGCGGATCAGCTTGACGAGCGCGGATACGCGTGCGTTCGACATGGCGTGACCCTGTCCACGTAGGACCTCGGCCAGCGCCTCCCGGGACAGCGGACGGCCCTGCCGAGCGAGGCTGTCCGCGGCTTCCCGGGCCACCGGCAGCAGTTCGCGGACGTCAGGGCCGTCCGCCCCGGGAGTGGAAGGTGCCCCCGGTTGTCCGGGACCGTCCCGGACGACGCTGTCCGTAGTGCTCGATCCGTCCCGGACGGTGGGGACGACGCTGTCCGCAGATTCCCATCCGTCCGGGACGGTGGGGAACGCACTGTCCGCGGCCCTCGGCCTGTCCGGGACGGTGCGGACGACGCTGCCCGTAATCCCCGATCCGTCCGGGACAGCGGGGACCACACCCTCCGTGGCCCCTGATCCGTCTCGGACGGATTTGTCCGCGGCACCGGGACCGTCCCGGATCGCTGGGACACCGATTTCCCCAGCTTGGGGGTCGGTTCCGGCTCGTCCGAGCGCGATCTTCACCATCGCCAGGAACCCGACCGCGGGCAGCGCCGCCGCGATCCACCCGATGATCGACGGCTCCGCTTCCACGACCTGTGCGCCCAGGGACAGCACGACCGCCACTACCAGCACCACCGCCGGGAACCACAGCCGCGCGGCGACGCGTTTGCGGCGCCGCAGTTCCAGGCCGCCGGCGACCGACATCAATTCCAGGACCACGGCGTCGGCCCAGGCCAGCCACCCTGGCTGACCATGTGCCGCCGCGACGTCGTGCACGTGGGTGAACGACGCCGCCGCGGCGGCCGCTCCGATCGCCAGCATGATGACGATCTGAACGGCGCCCTCGGTACGCGCGGCACGGTCCGCACGCGTCGAGGATGGTGTGCGAACTCGGCTCATTCGCGCCACCGGCATGGCGGGGAGGCCCGGTCGTGCCGGGCGGCGAGGGCTGTTCCGTTCGCTGTGACAGACCGTGTCAGACGGCGAACGGGCTCGGACCGGCCTGTGTGACAGGTCCGGCGGGTAGCATGCCCTCCCCAAACGAAGTGACGTTGATCGATAATCATGGCGGCGCCCTCCAGACATGACGACGAACCCGTACCGCGACTGCGGCCGGTACAGGAGAAGGGGAATGCCGGGCGCCGGTTTGGACACGACCCGTACAAGATCTTTTGAGCGATCACACCGCGACGGGGGTTGGTGGTGCAGCCGAACGAATTGACGGCTCTCTCCCCGATGGCGCTTCCAGGATGCTGGGACGGACCCCTGTTCGACTGGTTCCTGGACCGCTTCGCCATGCTCGACTGGACCATCCCGGCCGGCCACTTCGCCCCGGGGCTGCCGCCACGGGACATGCGTCCCCGTACGCTGCTGCGTTTCCTGCTCGAAGACGCCGACTACGCACAGCGCGACGAGATCTGGGCCGCCGTCATCACCGGGGCGCGGCGGCCGGGCACCGCGGAGGCGTACCGGATTCTCTCGATCGGTCTGGCCGCCCGCGGCCTGCGCGGTTCCCGCAAGCGTGTCCCCGTAGCCCACCGTGACGAAGCCGAGGACGTCGACCACGATCTGGTCCTGGGTTTCCTGCGCCGCCTGGAGACCATCGACGTCGGCGTCACCAACCTCGGCCTCAGGCTCATCGACAGCGGCGTCACCCACGCCAAGAGCCGGCAGCGCTCACGGCTAAGGCCGACCGCGTCCGAGCTCGATCCCGCCGGCTCGGACGTTCCGGAGGACGACATCGCGACCATGTTCAACGCGGTCCTGACCGAACTCGCGACCGCCGGCAGGCCGCTGGCCGAGCAGGACGTCAAACTGCTCACTCTCACCGGCTTCGACGGGCTGAGCATCAAGGACGCGGCCCAGCGACTCGGCATCGGCGTGCAGGCCGCCTACAAGCGCCACCAGCGCGCCCACGCACGGATCCGCGAACACCTGGCGGCCCGCGACCAGGAACCGGCTACCGCCGTTCGCGATGCCAGGGCATCGGTGGCGGCGGAGGGATCGTCGACTCGTCGAACGGTTCCGATCCCTGACCGACCGCGATCAACTCGGAGATCAACGCCGAGAGCTCGGACTGCCACCCCGGATCACGATCAACCCGCAGCACACCCCGAATCCGGTCCGACAACACGAGCACCGGGCCACCCGAGCGACCGGCAACGCTGAAATCCGGACCGTGCACCAGCACCACAGATCCCGCG includes these proteins:
- a CDS encoding DUF2637 domain-containing protein, whose amino-acid sequence is MLAIGAAAAAASFTHVHDVAAAHGQPGWLAWADAVVLELMSVAGGLELRRRKRVAARLWFPAVVLVVAVVLSLGAQVVEAEPSIIGWIAAALPAVGFLAMVKIALGRAGTDPQAGEIGVPAIRDGPGAADKSVRDGSGATEGVVPAVPDGSGITGSVVRTVPDRPRAADSAFPTVPDGWESADSVVPTVRDGSSTTDSVVRDGPGQPGAPSTPGADGPDVRELLPVAREAADSLARQGRPLSREALAEVLRGQGHAMSNARVSALVKLIREQPGTAETAAEEPVASRT
- a CDS encoding RNA polymerase sigma factor, translating into MALPGCWDGPLFDWFLDRFAMLDWTIPAGHFAPGLPPRDMRPRTLLRFLLEDADYAQRDEIWAAVITGARRPGTAEAYRILSIGLAARGLRGSRKRVPVAHRDEAEDVDHDLVLGFLRRLETIDVGVTNLGLRLIDSGVTHAKSRQRSRLRPTASELDPAGSDVPEDDIATMFNAVLTELATAGRPLAEQDVKLLTLTGFDGLSIKDAAQRLGIGVQAAYKRHQRAHARIREHLAARDQEPATAVRDARASVAAEGSSTRRTVPIPDRPRSTRRSTPRARTATPDHDQPAAHPESGPTTRAPGHPSDRQR